The Lysinibacillus pakistanensis genome includes a window with the following:
- a CDS encoding DUF6241 domain-containing protein produces MKRKTKAIIVIIGILFTFGGIFGYFKFTEQMEKPVPEKEKAIVEHAGVTLENKIVTKEELLYPDNLIEHKVNEAIHSMSHQKVEAKVKWGHTQITQAKVERLLDVAKMNDYKYKELYVSILERWSKGDFSHAVEDHNAIWEIQGGDESRNSGKAIRLLSPEEEQAYIEHNLASDLYDK; encoded by the coding sequence ATGAAGAGAAAAACAAAGGCGATTATCGTTATCATTGGAATATTGTTCACTTTTGGTGGAATTTTTGGTTACTTCAAATTCACCGAACAAATGGAGAAACCTGTTCCTGAAAAGGAAAAAGCAATTGTTGAACATGCTGGAGTAACGCTTGAAAATAAAATTGTTACAAAAGAAGAATTGCTTTATCCTGATAACTTAATAGAACACAAAGTGAACGAAGCCATCCATAGCATGTCTCACCAAAAAGTTGAAGCTAAAGTAAAATGGGGTCACACGCAAATAACACAGGCTAAAGTTGAACGATTGTTAGATGTAGCCAAAATGAACGATTATAAATATAAAGAGCTTTACGTTTCAATATTGGAAAGATGGTCAAAAGGTGATTTTTCTCATGCTGTAGAAGATCATAACGCAATTTGGGAGATACAAGGTGGTGATGAGTCAAGAAATTCAGGGAAAGCAATTCGTTTGCTATCGCCCGAGGAAGAACAAGCTTATATTGAACACAATTTAGCATCTGACTTATATGATAAATAG
- a CDS encoding GNAT family N-acetyltransferase, whose amino-acid sequence MIYKLDKKDYPRIKGLLQSPDQKNDLTLNSIINGMNRGTIYVDNPQEPKTALIDVTGVISIFIGDPTNKKFNDDLRDFLDSQLKIDTYESCGGTWFIAVVKDETWEQLLENVIADREYEKDYECYYQFNPEIFSSLKEKYKSLPDNYHIKKINKEVIENDPDGILSEVLEEVWYSIEDFNTYGLGYCITKDNKVLSACYSCCVHENKHEISVETYDEKYMNKGLATLVCSAYLEDCIKNGLMPQWSTMETNLGSKRLAKKLGFEFKSKLKTLEFEWQ is encoded by the coding sequence ATGATTTATAAATTAGATAAAAAAGACTACCCCAGAATAAAAGGATTGCTACAATCTCCCGACCAAAAGAATGACCTAACATTAAATTCTATAATCAATGGTATGAATAGAGGAACAATTTATGTAGATAATCCTCAAGAGCCAAAAACAGCACTGATAGATGTAACAGGAGTAATTAGTATTTTTATTGGAGATCCAACTAATAAAAAGTTTAATGATGATTTACGAGATTTTCTTGATAGTCAATTAAAAATAGATACATATGAATCATGTGGTGGAACCTGGTTTATTGCAGTTGTGAAAGATGAAACATGGGAACAATTATTAGAAAATGTTATTGCAGATAGAGAATATGAAAAAGATTATGAATGTTACTATCAATTTAATCCTGAAATTTTCTCTTCTTTAAAAGAGAAATACAAATCATTACCAGACAATTATCACATAAAAAAAATTAATAAAGAAGTTATTGAGAATGATCCTGATGGAATTCTCTCTGAAGTATTGGAAGAGGTGTGGTATTCAATTGAAGACTTTAATACTTATGGACTTGGGTATTGTATCACAAAGGATAATAAAGTTTTAAGTGCATGTTATTCGTGTTGTGTGCATGAAAATAAACATGAAATTAGTGTAGAAACATATGATGAGAAGTACATGAATAAAGGATTAGCTACCTTAGTATGTTCTGCATATTTAGAGGATTGTATAAAAAATGGTTTAATGCCACAATGGTCAACAATGGAAACAAATCTTGGATCTAAACGTTTAGCGAAAAAATTAGGCTTTGAATTTAAATCAAAACTAAAAACTTTGGAGTTTGAATGGCAATAG
- a CDS encoding helix-turn-helix domain-containing protein, translating into MNRIRSAIVFKLASHSLEYPGACHLKASTIATSLEISTKTVYRSVKKLEELGIIEKVPGTKLNGIKGASIYRILPYVPSSVSQRETADKASSIKGTGHFSENQPSSSFNLLKTSNLQEVYESAHAEKEAAKEYMNEYQVMLFDFMHSLPLADNLKDELHKVVLAAQVQNAPDFIRAKNVLFKIAMDIKEGVLTVTSTLRAVFVGAYSRAVERLNSKSINSSYIEETTYKKRPVHFYNWLEERDSLPQSIGSRPYNLDNWVEW; encoded by the coding sequence ATTAACAGAATCAGAAGTGCCATCGTTTTCAAGCTTGCTTCTCATTCATTAGAGTATCCAGGTGCATGCCATCTTAAAGCGAGTACCATTGCAACATCATTGGAGATCAGTACAAAGACGGTTTATCGTAGCGTTAAAAAGTTAGAGGAATTAGGCATCATCGAAAAGGTACCAGGTACAAAATTAAACGGCATCAAAGGGGCTAGTATTTATCGTATTTTACCTTATGTCCCATCGAGCGTGTCCCAACGAGAGACAGCCGATAAAGCTAGTAGTATCAAGGGTACTGGACATTTTTCAGAAAACCAACCATCTAGTTCTTTTAATCTTTTAAAAACAAGCAATTTACAGGAAGTATATGAATCAGCACATGCTGAAAAAGAAGCAGCTAAGGAATACATGAACGAGTACCAGGTAATGTTGTTTGATTTCATGCACTCACTGCCATTAGCAGACAATTTGAAAGATGAATTGCACAAGGTTGTATTAGCTGCTCAGGTTCAAAATGCACCTGACTTCATTAGAGCTAAAAACGTCCTGTTTAAGATAGCAATGGACATTAAAGAAGGCGTACTAACTGTTACTAGTACATTAAGAGCCGTATTTGTAGGGGCGTATAGTAGGGCTGTAGAGCGTTTAAATAGTAAGTCGATTAATTCATCTTATATAGAAGAAACAACATATAAAAAACGTCCTGTGCATTTCTATAACTGGTTAGAGGAAAGAGATAGCCTTCCACAATCAATAGGTAGTAGACCATATAATTTAGATAATTGGGTAGAATGGTAG
- a CDS encoding IS3 family transposase (programmed frameshift), whose product MGRSKHPLELKLHILQLFEEGQYSIRELCEKFSVNDQTLYRWRMQYEAGGREGLQEATSCKFYSKELKLAAVEDYIQQNYSQMEVLAKYEISSTSVLKRWVKKYTSHSELKDSGKGMSQAMTEGRKTTFEERIEIVDYCLKHQKNYQLAAHTYGVSYQQVYQWTKKFEANGEEGLRDRRGRTKDEVELTVEEKLKLEIQRIERENERLRAENLFFKKVRGNRKEASLSQIRFQQRYLAIQELHQEEKLAILLLCEIAGVSRAAYYKWLVRKPSNREVENEAILKDIHLLYQQVDGIYGYRRMALTINRQRKENNQAVVNEKRIYRLMQVNGLKSVIRRKRKPYRKSPAHHVAENVLNRVFKAEKPNEKWCTDVTEFKYGNGKKAYLSAIIDLYDGSIVSYVLGHSNNNPLVFNTIKLAIRSLKEGEQPLIHSDRGFQYTSHGFKRIIDKAKLIQSMSRVGRCIDNGPIEAFWGTLKCEKYYLHKYDSYEELKVAIDDYIHFYNHYRYQKRLNGLSPLEFRNQAA is encoded by the exons ATGGGGCGAAGCAAACATCCGCTCGAGTTAAAACTACATATCCTTCAATTGTTTGAAGAAGGTCAATATTCTATAAGGGAATTGTGTGAAAAGTTTTCAGTAAATGATCAAACTTTATATAGATGGAGAATGCAATATGAAGCAGGTGGACGTGAAGGATTACAAGAAGCGACTTCATGTAAATTCTATTCAAAAGAGTTAAAATTAGCGGCTGTGGAAGACTACATTCAACAAAATTATTCACAAATGGAGGTGTTGGCGAAATATGAGATTAGTAGTACCTCTGTTTTAAAAAGGTGGGTGAAAAAGTATACTAGTCATAGTGAATTAAAAGATTCAGGTAAAGGAATGAGTCAAGCTATGACAGAAGGAAGAAAAACAACTTTTGAGGAGCGTATTGAAATTGTCGACTACTGTTTGAAGCACCAGAAAAATTATCAGTTAGCAGCACACACTTATGGTGTTTCATATCAGCAGGTGTATCAATGGACGAAGAAATTTGAAGCAAATGGTGAAGAGGGATTACGTGATCGCCGTGGTCGCACAAAAGATGAGGTTGAATTAACCGTTGAAGAGAAATTGAAATTAGAGATTCAACGTATTGAGCGTGAAAATGAGCGCTTACGTGCAGAAAATCTATTTT TTAAAAAAGTTAGAGGAAATCGAAAGGAGGCGTCACTAAGCCAAATCCGCTTTCAACAACGGTATTTAGCGATTCAAGAATTACATCAAGAGGAAAAACTGGCGATTCTTTTATTATGTGAAATCGCTGGTGTTTCGCGAGCTGCTTACTATAAGTGGCTAGTTCGCAAGCCTTCTAACAGAGAAGTTGAAAATGAAGCAATTTTAAAGGATATTCATCTTCTTTACCAACAAGTAGATGGCATTTACGGCTATCGTCGTATGGCGCTGACCATCAATCGTCAGCGAAAAGAAAATAATCAAGCGGTGGTTAATGAGAAGCGAATTTATCGTTTGATGCAAGTGAATGGGTTGAAGTCTGTTATTCGGCGAAAGCGAAAGCCTTATCGTAAATCCCCAGCGCATCATGTGGCAGAAAATGTGTTAAATCGGGTATTTAAAGCGGAAAAGCCAAATGAAAAATGGTGTACAGATGTCACCGAGTTCAAGTATGGAAATGGAAAGAAAGCTTATTTGAGCGCAATTATTGATTTATATGATGGTTCGATTGTGAGCTACGTGTTAGGACATTCAAATAATAATCCATTGGTATTTAACACGATAAAATTAGCAATTCGTTCATTAAAAGAAGGTGAGCAGCCACTAATTCATAGCGATCGAGGCTTTCAATATACATCACACGGATTTAAGCGAATCATTGATAAAGCAAAACTGATACAAAGTATGTCACGTGTAGGCCGATGTATTGATAACGGACCGATTGAAGCATTTTGGGGCACATTGAAATGTGAGAAGTATTATCTACATAAGTACGATTCATATGAAGAGTTAAAAGTAGCGATAGATGACTATATTCATTTCTATAATCACTATCGCTACCAGAAAAGATTAAACGGCTTGAGCCCTTTAGAATTCAGGAATCAAGCCGCTTAA
- a CDS encoding M15 family metallopeptidase yields the protein MTSVTTTCRDLAELLPVAQTACRLLFQECFKAGIKNIFITETYRSQERQNYLYAQGRTRPGQIVTWTLDSNHKSRLAWDIAVGPPQSLYDVTTLNRVGAIAKKLGITWGGT from the coding sequence ATGACTAGCGTAACTACTACATGTCGAGATCTTGCCGAGCTATTACCAGTTGCACAAACAGCTTGCCGTTTGTTATTTCAGGAGTGTTTTAAAGCCGGAATTAAAAATATCTTCATCACTGAAACATATCGCTCACAGGAACGCCAAAATTACCTTTACGCTCAGGGACGTACTAGACCCGGGCAAATTGTTACCTGGACATTAGATAGCAATCATAAATCACGTTTAGCTTGGGATATTGCTGTTGGTCCTCCACAGTCTTTATATGATGTGACTACTTTAAACAGAGTGGGTGCTATAGCTAAAAAGCTAGGCATTACTTGGGGAGGCACATGA
- a CDS encoding phage holin family protein encodes MEKWIAAVSGVIGTLVSYSVDGLGMAVTVLIAFMAIDYATGLMSGIINQNLNSRIGFNGIIRKIYYLMLVSSVYLLALVIPGIEYAGDGAAIAFCVLEFISITENGTKMGLPTPDFIKNILAIVKDKTGEGDAK; translated from the coding sequence ATGGAAAAATGGATTGCTGCAGTAAGTGGAGTAATTGGCACACTTGTATCCTATTCAGTGGATGGGTTGGGTATGGCTGTAACGGTTTTAATCGCTTTTATGGCTATCGATTATGCGACTGGGCTTATGAGTGGAATCATTAATCAAAACCTTAACAGTCGTATTGGATTCAATGGTATTATCCGAAAAATTTATTACTTAATGCTAGTTAGCTCAGTGTATTTACTGGCGCTAGTTATTCCAGGTATCGAGTACGCAGGTGATGGAGCAGCCATTGCATTCTGTGTACTCGAATTTATTTCTATCACGGAAAATGGTACAAAGATGGGTTTACCAACGCCTGACTTTATTAAAAATATTTTAGCAATCGTAAAGGATAAAACAGGGGAAGGTGATGCGAAATGA
- a CDS encoding XkdX family protein, which yields MQFWQIAFMYKWVTADQLKLAVKTETNPFGEITKEQYKEITGQVFKMQAEA from the coding sequence ATGCAGTTTTGGCAAATCGCATTTATGTACAAGTGGGTAACAGCAGATCAGTTAAAATTAGCTGTAAAAACAGAAACAAATCCATTTGGAGAAATTACAAAAGAACAATACAAAGAAATCACAGGGCAAGTTTTTAAGATGCAAGCAGAAGCTTAG
- a CDS encoding phage tail protein, with protein sequence MLTVTVISQVEPLIKIGTDFKMEQIVDGTFTVSFSCFPSENNPGYELLKSESIITVDGNDFRVKVFADNVYSKSVTALSIFYDHLKTYRHGIFEGSHTLNNHINFALQGTGWTFTVDANIANVTNYIRSFGNDNVIKLVQKICKYHNCEFQILPNKQLYFAKEIGGDNDYQYRYKHNISSIVLQEDTTNLATYIKGFGKDDLTVDYTSPNIDIFGRREEEPVKDERFTDATALLNYIKSKLQDEPQLAIETTIPELVARENGERVWLIYEPLGVEMSTRILKQTKVLYNGKLITSSVVFGNSLPKSIEDTLADQEEKIGDTNEYIDDTKEELKEEIEETKEKLQGEFRSEIKKTDDRITLEVEHINTSIAAIDIKADNINLSVNNRITNEMAAINLKADNINLSVNNRITNEVSAIDVRAGRIEIAVSNLDRDTKSAINVMQNSINLKVDKGGSITDINLSPGVATINADKINLNGAVVVDGDISGATNINVNKEITVGQNIRMSGSGTSTIYFAIRCSLQNRATKGICKGRFIIH encoded by the coding sequence TTGCTTACTGTTACAGTTATTTCACAGGTGGAGCCTTTAATAAAAATCGGCACAGACTTTAAAATGGAACAAATAGTAGACGGCACTTTTACTGTGTCGTTTTCTTGTTTTCCAAGCGAAAATAACCCTGGTTACGAACTACTAAAGTCTGAATCAATCATCACTGTGGATGGCAACGATTTTCGTGTGAAGGTTTTTGCTGACAATGTTTATAGTAAATCAGTAACGGCATTAAGTATTTTTTATGACCATTTGAAAACGTATAGGCATGGCATATTTGAGGGTAGTCACACTTTAAATAATCACATTAATTTTGCTTTGCAAGGTACAGGGTGGACGTTCACAGTAGATGCAAATATCGCAAATGTCACTAATTATATACGATCATTCGGTAATGATAATGTCATTAAATTAGTGCAAAAAATATGCAAGTACCATAATTGCGAATTTCAAATTTTGCCGAATAAGCAACTTTATTTTGCTAAAGAGATTGGTGGCGACAACGACTACCAGTATCGTTATAAACACAATATATCATCAATTGTGTTACAAGAAGATACGACTAACCTTGCTACTTATATTAAAGGTTTTGGTAAAGATGATTTAACAGTTGATTATACATCACCTAACATCGATATTTTCGGTCGGAGGGAAGAGGAGCCTGTTAAAGATGAGCGTTTTACTGATGCTACAGCTTTGCTAAATTACATCAAAAGCAAGCTACAGGATGAGCCACAACTAGCGATTGAAACAACAATTCCAGAGCTTGTTGCAAGAGAAAATGGTGAACGTGTTTGGCTTATCTATGAGCCGCTAGGTGTTGAAATGTCAACGCGGATATTAAAGCAAACGAAAGTTTTGTATAACGGTAAATTAATAACATCTAGTGTCGTTTTCGGGAATTCACTTCCGAAGTCAATAGAAGATACACTTGCTGACCAAGAAGAAAAAATAGGCGACACAAATGAGTACATTGACGATACAAAAGAAGAATTAAAGGAAGAAATCGAAGAAACCAAGGAAAAGTTGCAGGGTGAATTTAGAAGTGAAATCAAGAAAACGGATGATCGTATAACGTTAGAGGTAGAGCATATCAATACTTCCATTGCTGCTATTGATATTAAAGCCGATAATATTAATTTGTCTGTGAATAACCGTATCACAAACGAAATGGCGGCTATCAATTTAAAAGCAGACAATATCAATCTTTCAGTAAATAATCGTATTACAAATGAAGTATCTGCAATTGACGTAAGAGCCGGAAGAATTGAAATAGCTGTTTCTAATTTAGATAGAGACACAAAATCTGCTATTAATGTAATGCAAAATAGTATCAACTTAAAAGTAGACAAAGGCGGCTCTATTACTGATATTAATTTGAGCCCAGGTGTTGCGACAATTAATGCTGATAAGATAAACCTTAATGGTGCTGTAGTAGTCGATGGTGATATTAGTGGAGCTACAAATATTAATGTGAACAAAGAAATAACAGTTGGACAAAATATCAGAATGTCAGGCAGTGGCACCAGCACTATATATTTTGCAATCCGTTGCTCGCTACAAAATCGAGCCACCAAAGGGATCTGCAAAGGGCGTTTTATTATTCATTGA
- a CDS encoding site-specific integrase, protein MVELAVVSAARQGELVAIEEKHLNIENNTLLIEQALVNLTGEGIIVKETKGKRKRVVTIPSNIMNDLVTLAAVKKYQLQEAGDEREWKEHFFLFSNEFGKPYRPDSISQWWDRFMKRNPDLPRIRFHDLRHTSATLLIHAGEHPKVIQSRLGHSNITTTMNTYGHLLQETDQRASSHFDKLFDEKK, encoded by the coding sequence TTGGTTGAACTTGCTGTAGTAAGTGCTGCTCGACAAGGTGAACTAGTAGCCATCGAAGAAAAACACCTAAACATAGAAAACAATACCTTATTAATTGAACAAGCTTTAGTTAATTTAACTGGAGAAGGAATCATTGTAAAAGAGACGAAAGGTAAAAGAAAACGAGTTGTGACTATTCCTTCAAATATAATGAATGATTTAGTTACACTTGCTGCAGTTAAAAAATATCAACTACAAGAAGCTGGTGATGAGAGAGAATGGAAGGAACACTTTTTTCTATTCTCAAATGAATTCGGTAAACCATATCGCCCAGATTCAATTAGTCAATGGTGGGATCGTTTTATGAAAAGGAATCCGGATTTACCTAGAATTCGTTTCCATGATCTACGTCACACATCAGCAACTTTATTAATTCATGCTGGAGAACACCCGAAAGTTATTCAGTCAAGATTGGGTCATTCAAATATTACGACAACAATGAATACTTATGGACATCTTTTGCAAGAGACTGATCAACGAGCTAGTTCTCATTTTGATAAATTATTTGATGAAAAAAAGTGA
- a CDS encoding YqjF family protein has product MLRKPWILTQTWQDVLFLHWPVPPSILEQHIPIDLKVDLFEQNAWLSIVLFKVNGQRIRLLPAFPGTDSYVQLNIRTYVTYKGKQGIYFFNLDVTNRFVAQLASMGGLKYRYAKMALQLKDNSYFFTSHSHKFKERARISYKPLPSEIPSSSFDKWLVERYCSWTKSKNVLLRIDIHHLPWQLHKAQINIESNTLAPFTNEMLQRTQPIVHYAKYKKAKIFPPVIE; this is encoded by the coding sequence ATGTTGAGAAAACCATGGATTTTAACGCAAACATGGCAGGATGTATTGTTTTTGCATTGGCCTGTTCCTCCGTCTATACTAGAGCAACATATCCCAATAGATTTAAAAGTAGATCTCTTTGAACAAAACGCTTGGCTTAGTATAGTGCTTTTTAAAGTAAACGGACAACGAATCCGATTGCTACCAGCATTCCCTGGAACTGATTCCTATGTACAGCTCAATATACGTACCTATGTGACGTACAAGGGGAAGCAAGGTATTTATTTTTTTAATTTAGATGTGACAAATCGTTTTGTTGCACAATTAGCTTCAATGGGTGGTTTAAAATACCGTTATGCAAAAATGGCATTACAACTAAAGGATAATAGCTACTTTTTTACAAGCCATAGTCATAAATTTAAGGAAAGAGCAAGGATTTCTTATAAACCATTGCCTAGTGAAATACCTAGTAGCAGCTTTGATAAATGGTTAGTAGAACGCTATTGCTCATGGACAAAATCGAAAAATGTATTATTACGCATCGATATACATCATTTACCTTGGCAGCTTCATAAAGCGCAAATCAATATTGAAAGCAATACGCTAGCTCCTTTTACGAATGAAATGCTCCAAAGGACTCAACCAATAGTTCATTATGCAAAGTACAAGAAGGCGAAAATTTTTCCACCTGTTATTGAATAG
- a CDS encoding DUF2639 domain-containing protein: protein MYKYSKGWFVNELRKHGILVHPQLKNHLGLFKESELRNLYYRFVVKETLETDRK from the coding sequence ATGTATAAATATTCAAAGGGTTGGTTTGTTAACGAGTTGCGTAAACATGGAATTCTAGTACACCCTCAATTAAAAAATCATTTAGGGCTTTTTAAAGAATCTGAGCTTCGCAATTTATATTATCGCTTTGTTGTAAAAGAAACGCTAGAAACAGATCGAAAATAA
- a CDS encoding protein adenylyltransferase SelO: MENIFGWNFDNSYVQLASIFYSELALNPVRAPKLVKLNEAVASSLGLTIEALSSEEAVAIFAGNKVPTGGNPIAQAYAGHQFGHFNMLGDGRALLLGEQITPNNKRFDVALKGSGRTPFSRGGDGRAALGPMLREYIISEAMYALGIPTSRSLAVVITGETIIRESELSGAVLTRIASSHLRVGTFQFAAQWGTDEELKMLAEYTLERHFPNAEQAQNRYLYLLQEVIRKQASLIAKWQLVGFIHGVMNTDNMTISGETIDYGPCAFMDTYDPATVFSSIDRQGRYAYGNQPNIGGWNLTRLAETLLPLIHENQEEAITLAQETLQQYPKLYQDNWLAGMRAKLGIYNEEEQDVLLIEELLKLMQQYQADYTNTFIALTFERWDESQLFSSSAFKEWHSKWLERLTRQSQTKEMSHQLMRNHNPAIIPRNHRVEEALEAAVEHGDYSVMNKLLKALAKPFEHSNEQLQYATLPTPSTQPYRTFCGT; the protein is encoded by the coding sequence ATGGAAAATATATTTGGATGGAATTTTGATAATAGTTATGTCCAACTAGCTAGCATTTTTTATTCGGAACTAGCCCTTAATCCTGTACGTGCTCCTAAGCTGGTCAAATTAAATGAAGCGGTTGCCTCGTCATTAGGTTTAACGATTGAAGCCTTATCTAGCGAGGAAGCGGTTGCGATTTTTGCAGGAAATAAGGTTCCAACTGGAGGGAATCCCATTGCTCAAGCCTATGCTGGTCATCAATTTGGTCATTTCAATATGCTAGGGGATGGTCGAGCACTGTTGCTTGGAGAGCAAATAACCCCAAATAATAAACGTTTTGATGTCGCACTAAAAGGCTCAGGAAGAACACCTTTTTCTCGTGGCGGAGATGGTAGGGCAGCACTTGGTCCCATGCTGCGTGAATATATAATTAGCGAAGCCATGTATGCACTTGGTATTCCCACTTCACGAAGCTTGGCTGTTGTAATAACAGGTGAAACTATTATCCGTGAATCTGAGCTTTCGGGTGCTGTTCTAACTCGTATTGCAAGCAGTCATTTGCGCGTCGGTACCTTCCAATTTGCAGCACAATGGGGAACAGATGAGGAGCTAAAAATGTTGGCAGAATATACATTAGAGCGCCATTTTCCGAATGCAGAACAGGCTCAAAATCGCTATCTTTATCTACTACAGGAAGTAATCAGAAAGCAGGCCTCCCTTATTGCAAAATGGCAGTTAGTTGGCTTTATTCATGGTGTGATGAACACGGATAATATGACTATTAGTGGTGAAACGATTGATTATGGCCCCTGTGCATTTATGGATACCTATGACCCAGCGACAGTGTTCAGCTCCATTGATAGACAAGGTCGTTACGCATATGGCAACCAGCCCAATATAGGTGGCTGGAATTTAACACGCTTGGCTGAAACACTATTACCATTAATTCATGAAAATCAAGAAGAAGCAATAACCTTAGCTCAAGAAACATTGCAACAATATCCCAAACTGTATCAAGATAACTGGCTAGCAGGTATGCGTGCAAAGCTTGGAATTTATAATGAAGAAGAGCAGGACGTGCTTCTTATTGAAGAGCTACTTAAGCTTATGCAGCAATATCAAGCGGACTATACAAATACATTTATCGCATTAACCTTTGAAAGATGGGACGAATCACAGCTATTTAGCTCATCAGCATTTAAAGAGTGGCATAGTAAATGGCTTGAGCGATTAACAAGACAATCTCAAACAAAGGAAATGTCTCACCAATTAATGCGTAATCATAATCCAGCAATTATTCCACGAAACCATCGTGTGGAAGAAGCCTTAGAGGCTGCAGTCGAGCATGGGGACTACAGTGTTATGAACAAATTATTAAAGGCCCTTGCGAAGCCGTTCGAGCATTCTAATGAGCAATTACAATACGCAACATTACCAACACCATCTACACAGCCATATCGTACATTTTGTGGCACATAA
- a CDS encoding metallophosphoesterase has product MQILVMSDTHGDSGVIEKVRGFYPNIDTLIHCGDSELPFSHQVLDGMKKVGGNCDVDPAFPDEIVIDVDDIKVFATHGHLFNVKSSMLSLSYRAKEVDAQIVCFGHSHMLGAEMIDGMLFLNPGSLLKPRERREKSFAVVEINQTTFKVNFFTDDHQLLDSYTFMRNE; this is encoded by the coding sequence ATGCAAATATTAGTGATGAGCGATACACATGGTGATAGCGGTGTGATTGAAAAGGTTCGAGGCTTTTATCCAAACATTGACACCTTGATACATTGTGGGGATAGTGAGCTTCCTTTCTCCCATCAGGTATTAGATGGCATGAAAAAAGTAGGAGGTAATTGTGACGTCGATCCTGCCTTTCCAGATGAAATAGTTATTGATGTTGACGATATTAAAGTCTTTGCAACCCACGGTCATCTATTTAATGTGAAAAGCTCAATGCTATCATTATCCTACCGAGCGAAAGAAGTGGATGCACAAATTGTCTGCTTCGGACATTCTCATATGCTAGGAGCAGAGATGATTGATGGTATGTTATTTTTAAATCCAGGGAGCCTGTTAAAGCCGCGTGAACGCCGAGAGAAGAGCTTTGCCGTTGTGGAGATCAATCAGACAACTTTTAAAGTTAATTTCTTTACGGACGATCACCAGCTTTTAGACTCTTACACATTTATGCGAAATGAATAA
- a CDS encoding XTP/dITP diphosphatase: MKQVVIATKNKGKAKDFEALFGPLGYEVVTMFEVAPEMEIEETGTTFEENAVLKAEALAKELGTIVIADDSGLAVDALKGEPGVYSARYAGDHDDEANIVKLLENLKNVEDENRTARFCCCIAIAGPNFNTTTVFGTCEGVIAHEKRGTNGFGYDPIFYVPSLDRMMAELSPAEKAAISHRGNAIRQLKEQLSNLIK, from the coding sequence ATGAAACAAGTAGTAATAGCAACGAAAAATAAAGGAAAAGCTAAGGATTTCGAAGCTTTATTTGGTCCACTTGGCTATGAAGTGGTAACCATGTTTGAAGTGGCACCAGAAATGGAAATAGAAGAAACGGGCACTACATTTGAGGAAAATGCAGTCTTAAAGGCAGAGGCATTAGCCAAAGAGCTCGGCACAATCGTTATTGCAGATGATAGCGGCTTAGCTGTCGATGCATTAAAGGGAGAGCCAGGCGTTTATTCTGCACGGTATGCAGGCGACCATGATGATGAAGCGAATATAGTCAAACTGCTAGAAAATTTAAAGAATGTTGAAGATGAAAATCGTACAGCACGCTTCTGCTGCTGTATTGCCATTGCAGGTCCTAATTTTAACACAACTACAGTTTTTGGTACTTGTGAGGGTGTTATTGCCCATGAAAAACGAGGTACAAATGGCTTTGGCTATGATCCAATCTTCTACGTACCAAGCTTAGACCGTATGATGGCTGAGCTATCACCAGCAGAAAAGGCTGCCATTTCTCACCGTGGAAATGCAATTCGTCAGTTAAAGGAACAATTGTCAAATCTTATAAAATAA